The Penicillium digitatum chromosome 6, complete sequence genome contains the following window.
TCGGAAGCCTCAGTTGAAACGGCTCTTTCATTTTTCGAACCGAGCGGAAAGGTGACACGCAAGCTGGCCCCCGGTCTACTGGACGCCGTGATATGGAGCTCGAAGCGTCATGCGACTCTATGTGCTGCATCACTGGTGGCGGTACGAATGATAGCGATGTCATCTGTCTGCTTCGCCTCCGGGGTACGTAGGTGGGAGACCACCGGCGAGGTGATGGGATGGGCTCAGCCATTGTCATCGGACCGTCGCTCGTCGAGGACGTGTTTGATCCCTGGTTTTTAATATGCGTTTGGATACGGGCCGGAAAGCATGCATGGCCAGGCATCTTTCTCGCACTAGGGTCCATCTTTGACAATGGTATTCGTGGCTAAAAGAACAAAAGAGCTTTGGTTTGAAAGCTCGAGTGAAAAAAGCAAAATGTATTGCACAAGCGTAACCCAGATGAGATTGCAATTCAGCTTGTTTATTGTTGAGGTCAAAACAAATGAGCATATGTCCCTGCAGGGGCTCGATATGTCCTTATACAGCGAGTGTGGCACTAGTCCGCTAATTCAAGGTGGGTATTGTCGTCAGGCTCAAGTGATATCCCTTGACAGGACTACAACCCTGCAATGAAAGCCGGAAAATGTTCAACTGGACCATTCCCCCTTCGAGCGTGAAAGAGGGTCTGTCGCCTGGCACGAACACTTGTATTCAGGTTGTCCTAAGCACGGTCCTGGTAATAAAAGTGAGAATGAGGTCGCGTCGTCCTTGCATCCGAAAAAAATGAGAAGATAGGACTACGATGTTCAACGATTGGCTCCAGATCTCAATTTTTTTATCCTGCGGGCGCCCGTCAACGTGGAGAGGCCCATCCGTTGCCTCAACTCATCATAGCCAGGTCCCGACTGGGCACTTGGAATGAGACATTTGGGATGCAAGAGGGGGGAGAAGGGAGCCATGACGAATCAGGCACTTTTGCAGGGCACCAGGATCAGCCAGAGGGTGCATTTAAGCGGGTCTTCATTGGATCTTGTGTCTCATCGCAACAGCAATCCACCCCTTCTGGGCCATCCCTTGCATGTATCTGGTTCAAACCGGTATTGTTGTATGTATCAGCAAAATTTATGGAGGTTTGGATATAAATCCCTGACGACGTTTAGATTGATTGCCCTGGACAACCATTTCGATTCGAAATAGACTGAGAAATCAGCACTCATTTTGGTTAAAACTGGCACAATATGATCCCTCATACCTGTTCACCTCGGTTGACCCAAAAATGCCGCTGACTAAGAATGATAGATCGAACTCCCGGTTGGTCTAATATGAAACACGGCCCAATTAGTTAAAATATGCATTTGAAACAATCGGTCTATCCACTGATCAAGAAGGATCGGGGAGATTTTTGAAGGTTGCATTAGCTAGAAAGCCAAATTAATTCAGATGGATCACATGCGGCCCGTGGATGTCAGGATGGCGAGTGTAGTccaaacaatgcaaacatTTCGTTATCAATcgatggagaaaaaaaaagctcgaAAGAAATGGACAACTTGAAACCAACCTCCCATATTTTGTGTGACAGCCCTCATTCTCCCATTCCTGATGCTTTCCGAATCTTTCGTGGCATCGACGCTGTCATCTGCCAAATCTCCGACTGCCTCACTCAGAGATGTAGGCGTCTGCGTTCACGAATTGCAGCCTTCGTCGATACTGCGATCGACTTTCAAGAAGAGCTCAACTTTAACCAATTGTCTGGCCGTCAGCCCCTCGCATGTATTCACAGCCCAGGCAGATAAAGCTGTCATTCATGTATACAACCGAGAGAAGGGTAACCAAGAGGGTGTTGTTCCTTTTCCAGAGCGGATACGCAGCATTGCTGTCGCGGGGGGCAAGTATGGCGATGTCTTAGTTTTGGGCACTGAGGGTGGTCGATTGATTGTTTGGGAAGTAAGTTGGATCAAATTAACACGTTTCCCCATGTCATGCGTCTAACATATTTTTCAAGACATGCACAGGACGCCAAGTAGCCACAACCGCATCCCACCTGCAGCCAGTGACCTCACTCGTCGTCGACCCCACGTCCAACTTCATTTTGTCTGGCTCCGCTGATGCCAGTGTACATGTCTGGTCCTTGCCTGGAATTCTTTCGTTCTCGAAACCCGCTCTCAGCGCGACACGCCAACCCACGAACTCACCTATCCGAACTTTCTCCAATCACCGTGCAGCTATCACCTCGCTTGCCGTAGGACATAGCAATGGCCGCCACAATATCGTGGTATCAACCGCAAAGGACAACACTGCGATCGCGTGGGACTATCATACCGGCCGTGCTCTGAGAACCTTCCTCCTTCCCTTGTCCGCAACATCTGTGGCTCTAGACCCGGTCGACCGGGCTTTCTACGTGGGGTATGAGGATGGCAGCGTGCAATCAGTAGACTTCTACCGGAGCCAATCTGCGCAGCATCCCCTTCACGACCCTTCAGTACAATCAACACCCGCGCAGGTGTCCATGGAGGACCGGTGGCTCCCTCCCTCGGCTGAGACAGGCTCAGTAAAGACAATCTCCCCCACATATGATGGCACCACGTTACTCTCGGGCCACGCGAATGGCAAAGTACTGTCCTGGAATGTCGCACGACGGAAGTATATAGCATCAATTGCCGACTACACGCACCCGATCACGAACCTGGTCATGCTACCTCCGGGTGGCATCCCTCACCCTTCCTCGGATTTGAAGAGAAAGGCTCACACCATCGTCAAACCGCGCCATGATAGTGGCCTTTCGGCCCCGAACCATGCCCCTGGCGCCATCCCCGCAGAATATATGTTCCACACTCAGATCACCGCACCACCTGACTCCCGCAAACCAACTCTATTCTCTCAGGCCCTTACTCACTCCTCTTTTCCCTCTTCCATGATCGAAGATGGTCTTGCAGAGCTCGCAGCATTCCGCCAGTCCGGTAATACGGAAGTTACCCGTGTTGCCTCAAGCACCGGCATCGCTAGGGAAACCGCGGAAGACGCAGCTGCCCGCGATTCCCAGGTCACCGAGCTCGAAAACGAGGTGTCTATGCTCAAGAAAAAGGTTGCGGTGAATGAGACTGCTCGTCACAATGCGGACGATGAGGTTGTACAGCTGCGCTCGGAGCTCGCCAATCTGCAGGACTATATCAATGAGTTGCATGAGAAGCAGGAGGCCGCACAGCAGGAGAAGGTCCTGCGGCAAGCAAGGAAGCAGGAGCACGAGACAAAGAAACGGGAAGCTTGGCTTGCTgcagagaagaagggtcGCAATGGCGATGCAGTTGTTCAAAAGATGGACATTGATGCTGCTATGACTAGTGACTCAGATGATCAGAGCGACGAATAAACCAAAAGCTTTGGATTTTTAGTTGGCATGTCAATGGATCGGCGCAGGGGTTTGGATCAACATAACTATATATCTTAGGAGTTTTCAGGTCAATATTAAAAATGTCCGCCACGTTCCTGACAGTGGACATGAGTGCAATTCAATTTCTTTGTCGTTTTTCTCTTATTTTCTCGACACCGTTCTCATCTATGTATTTGAATAGATGGGCTATCATCCCTAACTGTGTTCTGTTCATTGGATATCTAGCTTTCAGTTAGCTTGAAAGTGTTCAATTTCCGAGCCACCCGGTTACAAtagttttttttcaattccaGAAACAGGGTGCTCGTATCTACAAAATGTCATTTGGAGGGGATGATCCCATTTCCTGGTGGGTCAGGATGTTCACAAGGCAACCCCAAAGGGGCAGCGATAATGTAGAGCTCTCACGGCAAGATGCGCAAGGATGGGTACAATTGTCTCAGAGAAATTCTGCAGGCTTCTCTGCTCGTTCACCAATTGCATATCTATATGGCAGTTGGGACTTAGCAAGGTCTCAATCCTTGTATGTCATCCAGATTCTTATCCTGCTGCTCGCGCAGATCCCCTCCCGTCGGATTTATACGCAGGGGGTTGATATCTATGCAACTAACAAATACAGAGACCATGGGTCTCAAGTTAAAAAAACGGTAAGGATCCAATCGATGCCTTTATGTTTGTAGCAGCATAGAGCACTGCCAAAGAGTAAAAAAGGAACCTGCTGTTTCTCCATTACCACTAACTGTGAAAGCCCCACCTCTCACTTCTAACAACACACCTCCACCGGACAAGAGACACGACATATTCCAGGGAATCTCCGAAAAGCTCAAGCCACCGCATGACCACATCCCTGTTCAAGAACCTCTCCCTCATCAATCTCTTTCATAATATCAACCCCAGAACTAGTTCCAATGCGGTGCGCTCCAGCCTTAAGCATCCGCAACAAACTCTCGGCAGTGCGTATACCACCACTAGCCTTGATGAAGGATGTGCACCCACACATACTCGCCGCCAGTCGCATCTGCCTAACCTGCTCAACACTCGCACCACCATTCCAGCCCGTGCTAGTCTTGATATAGTTCGCGCCAGCCATGCACGACACGATCGTCGCATCAATGAGTTGGTCATTGTCAAGCGTAGACGCCTCCACAATGGCCTTGAGTGCGATTGGCGGCGGTGCTGCATTGCGTACGGCATGAATATCCTCGTATACCTCTGTGTACCGGCCCTCTTTCAACAGGTTGTACCGGATCACCATGTCGAGTTCGGTGGCGCCTTGCGCGACGGCTTCTTTCGCCTCGCGCACTTTCTCGGCTGTGGCATGCGTGCCCTCAGGAAACCCGACCACGCATGCGAGTGCCGTGTCGGTGCCTTTGACGTGGCTTGCTGCACGGACGACGTTCTCGGGTCGCACACATACGGCGGCGAAGTTGTATTCCAGGGCTTCTTTGCATAGTGTGTCGACCTGGGTGGGGTCGACTGGGGTCGTTAGGAGGGTGTGGTCTATTGTCCGGTGGATTTGTGTTGGGATTGGCAGCTGGGACATTGAGTGTCTGGGCAGCTGCTTCCTCACGTTGGACATCTTTTCCACCCATTCGGCGTCCGTTGATGGGATTTCACTCATAATGGGCGGTTTGTATAGTGTGCCTTGGGTTAAGTAGCATGCCGTCAGAGTGGTTTTAGGGATTACTCCCGGAAATGTGTTCAGGGCTTCTGCAACACTTGGCATAGAGGGGAAGAGGGGATGTCACGTGGCGCTTCTGGAGTCATCATGATGACCCGTGATTCATATTGACAGGATGTGACCTTGAAGAGGCGGTGCTGTGGCGCTAGGGACTAGTGTGTTTGTCTCGGTTTGGCACTTTCGGTAAATACTGACGATGTATTAAGTTCATGGATGAGCATTAACCTGTAGTATATGTAAATTTCGAAGGTTATTTCAGCAAAGGACAAGATTCCGTTGAATATCAAGTGCTTTGCAAGATACATCGCACATGACAAGCTTTCCAGCCAAAAAGACAACAAACCAGGGGATACTGCGATATCTTGGTCCATAAACGTCCTTTCTCTCCTCTGGGTTACATATGGGCAGCAGCAAATCACTCAGACTGTCTGCTTACTGACAGCTCTTACACTCCGGCCCACGAACGTCATCCACACGTCCCACGCGCCGCGGTCCGAATCCCGGACCACCGCCACCACCTCCTCCACTGTAGGGGGTTGTGCTGCCTCCCCAGCGAGAGCGAGTTGTATACTTATTGCCCTGGTTGTTGATATTGAAAGACGAGTTCTCGGCGGCGGCATAGGAGTCGAGCTGCGATTGGTCAGATTGATTCAGTTGTGGAATTTGAAAGAGTGTCAGGGTGAAACGAAAAGCGTATTGAAGATAAGTTGTCGCCTATAACAAAGTCTGTAAGAGGTACATACCGATAATAGGGTAGTGAAGTACAggccgaagaagaagtaaaCGCTTTCGATGAATCGGGTGAGCCGCACGGTGAGCGGGGGGCTGTGGGCGCGCTGGTCAGCGATTTAGGTCTACTTTCTGCATAGAAAGAAGATTTTTACCTCTGGACAGCCTGCCCGTTGGAGAAATAAACTGGCTTGGGGGGGTTGGAAGACATGGTTGTGATGGATGATGGTTGTCAGAATTGAAGATGTGAGTTGAGGTGGAGTGATCAACATGGCCGGGCCGGGGCCCACTTATTTATAGCTGCACCCTTTTCGTTTCCTCCGCAAAGCCCAAGGCTGTACCATC
Protein-coding sequences here:
- a CDS encoding Deoxyribose-phosphate aldolase, putative; the protein is MSEIPSTDAEWVEKMSNVRKQLPRHSMSQLPIPTQIHRTIDHTLLTTPVDPTQVDTLCKEALEYNFAAVCVRPENVVRAASHVKGTDTALACVVGFPEGTHATAEKVREAKEAVAQGATELDMVIRYNLLKEGRYTEVYEDIHAVRNAAPPPIALKAIVEASTLDNDQLIDATIVSCMAGANYIKTSTGWNGGASVEQVRQMRLAASMCGCTSFIKASGGIRTAESLLRMLKAGAHRIGTSSGVDIMKEIDEGEVLEQGCGHAVA
- a CDS encoding Ribosomal assembly complex component Ipi3, putative — encoded protein: MLSESFVASTLSSAKSPTASLRDVGVCVHELQPSSILRSTFKKSSTLTNCLAVSPSHVFTAQADKAVIHVYNREKGNQEGVVPFPERIRSIAVAGGKYGDVLVLGTEGGRLIVWETCTGRQVATTASHLQPVTSLVVDPTSNFILSGSADASVHVWSLPGILSFSKPALSATRQPTNSPIRTFSNHRAAITSLAVGHSNGRHNIVVSTAKDNTAIAWDYHTGRALRTFLLPLSATSVALDPVDRAFYVGYEDGSVQSVDFYRSQSAQHPLHDPSVQSTPAQVSMEDRWLPPSAETGSVKTISPTYDGTTLLSGHANGKVLSWNVARRKYIASIADYTHPITNLVMLPPGGIPHPSSDLKRKAHTIVKPRHDSGLSAPNHAPGAIPAEYMFHTQITAPPDSRKPTLFSQALTHSSFPSSMIEDGLAELAAFRQSGNTEVTRVASSTGIARETAEDAAARDSQVTELENEVSMLKKKVAVNETARHNADDEVVQLRSELANLQDYINELHEKQEAAQQEKVLRQARKQEHETKKREAWLAAEKKGRNGDAVVQKMDIDAAMTSDSDDQSDE
- a CDS encoding Deoxyribose-phosphate aldolase, putative, producing the protein MSSNPPKPVYFSNGQAVQSPPLTVRLTRFIESVYFFFGLYFTTLLSLDSYAAAENSSFNINNQGNKYTTRSRWGGSTTPYSGGGGGGGPGFGPRRVGRVDDVRGPECKSCQ